Proteins encoded within one genomic window of Burkholderiaceae bacterium:
- a CDS encoding Type IV pilin PilA, producing the protein MKQFKQMRRSAQRGFTLIELMIVVAIIGILAAVALPAYRDYTVRAKVSELILAASSAKTSIAEYVNTNGVMPAAGSISIEGQTSTYVASVAYTDTDASTGMVTVTASGAEVAMAGGTITLTGVASNGQVVWTCGGTILAKYRPSSCQG; encoded by the coding sequence ATGAAGCAATTCAAGCAAATGCGTCGTTCCGCCCAGCGCGGCTTCACGCTGATCGAACTGATGATCGTGGTCGCGATCATCGGCATCTTGGCGGCCGTGGCGCTGCCGGCTTACCGCGACTACACGGTGCGGGCGAAAGTCAGTGAGCTGATTCTGGCTGCCTCGTCTGCCAAGACGTCCATTGCCGAATACGTGAACACGAACGGCGTGATGCCCGCCGCCGGCTCGATCAGCATTGAAGGACAAACTTCGACGTATGTCGCTAGCGTCGCTTATACAGATACTGATGCCTCAACGGGGATGGTCACCGTCACCGCGAGCGGCGCAGAAGTCGCAATGGCCGGCGGAACCATTACCCTAACCGGTGTTGCAAGTAACGGTCAGGTGGTTTGGACGTGCGGCGGCACGATTCTCGCCAAGTATCGTCCGTCGAGCTGCCAGGGCTGA
- a CDS encoding O-antigen ligase family protein produces MLQAVSIVAPAQKSLAAPRPERAGSLLTRDFELPFEPWWVLWVVALAGAWVLPTHFIPWRAFHADLLMALALLPAAFWIVLRRAEPLPVHPSAVVALCVAFVPALQHAAGIIVFAGDAWISGLYLFGFALALLVGARCEQQRAGVLGNALFAAIGVAALLSTGLALYDWLHMSGLGLLVLKFPMEGVRPGGNLGQANHLATLLVWGLIALWWGHLNGRCRGWIAVAGAAFVMLGVAATRSRTGWLEVALLGVAALIYRRPLETRRQAKALIGLGVYFIVLNLAWGAISHALLVDAGRSAASTVSAGLRPTVWRMFIEAIGQRPWAGWGWTQQASAHYALALQFPRLDYSFSSAHNLVLDLLVQNGILLGALLVSALGAWFVTKALRVATAQGCLLLLAIGTLGLHAMLEFPQEYAYFLLPAGLMMGALDQMLPFGPWWPRWTLSRRAGAALLFLATVLVGWVAVEYNLAERSLERVRFERAHVGPSRNSRAPDLVMLTQLRAQLTLLRVHPKPGMTPQQLDAMQRVVQRYPANAGEMLYAVAAGLNGRPQDARDALARLCLMSPAAACDSALNNWRMIATISPVLKKVKVPDEAAMARPRPPRPTPVSPHTP; encoded by the coding sequence ATGCTGCAAGCCGTGTCCATCGTCGCCCCTGCGCAGAAGTCGCTTGCCGCGCCCAGGCCCGAGCGCGCCGGCTCACTGCTGACGCGCGACTTCGAGCTGCCGTTCGAGCCCTGGTGGGTGCTGTGGGTCGTGGCGCTCGCCGGCGCCTGGGTGCTGCCGACCCATTTCATTCCCTGGCGCGCGTTCCACGCCGACCTGCTGATGGCGTTGGCACTGCTGCCGGCGGCGTTCTGGATCGTGTTGCGCCGCGCCGAGCCGCTGCCGGTACATCCGAGCGCCGTCGTCGCGCTTTGCGTCGCGTTCGTTCCGGCGCTGCAGCATGCGGCCGGCATCATCGTGTTTGCGGGCGACGCGTGGATCAGCGGCCTCTACCTGTTCGGCTTTGCGCTTGCGCTGCTCGTCGGTGCGCGCTGCGAGCAGCAGCGCGCGGGTGTGCTCGGCAACGCGCTGTTCGCGGCGATCGGCGTCGCGGCGCTGCTATCCACCGGGCTTGCGCTGTACGACTGGCTGCATATGTCTGGCCTGGGCCTGCTAGTGCTGAAGTTTCCAATGGAGGGCGTGCGTCCCGGCGGCAATCTGGGTCAGGCGAACCATCTGGCGACGCTGCTGGTCTGGGGGCTGATCGCACTGTGGTGGGGCCACCTGAACGGGCGCTGCCGCGGTTGGATCGCTGTGGCCGGCGCGGCGTTCGTCATGCTGGGCGTCGCGGCGACGCGCTCGCGCACTGGCTGGCTCGAAGTCGCGCTGCTCGGCGTGGCGGCGCTGATCTATCGCCGGCCGCTGGAAACGCGGCGCCAGGCAAAGGCGCTGATCGGTCTGGGCGTCTACTTCATTGTGCTGAACCTGGCCTGGGGAGCGATCAGCCATGCGCTGCTGGTCGATGCCGGCCGCAGTGCGGCAAGCACGGTGTCGGCCGGTCTGCGCCCCACGGTGTGGCGCATGTTCATCGAGGCGATCGGGCAGCGGCCCTGGGCCGGCTGGGGCTGGACGCAGCAGGCGAGCGCGCATTACGCGCTGGCGCTGCAGTTCCCGCGGCTCGACTACAGCTTCTCGAGCGCGCACAACCTGGTGCTGGACCTGCTGGTGCAGAACGGCATCTTGCTCGGCGCGCTGCTGGTGTCGGCGCTTGGGGCTTGGTTCGTGACGAAGGCACTGCGGGTGGCCACGGCGCAGGGCTGCCTGCTGTTGCTCGCGATTGGCACGCTCGGGCTGCACGCAATGCTCGAATTTCCGCAGGAATACGCGTACTTCCTGCTGCCGGCCGGGCTGATGATGGGCGCGCTCGACCAGATGCTGCCATTCGGACCGTGGTGGCCGCGTTGGACGCTGAGCCGCCGGGCCGGTGCCGCGCTGCTATTCCTCGCGACCGTGCTGGTCGGCTGGGTCGCGGTCGAATACAACCTGGCCGAGCGTAGCCTGGAGCGGGTGCGCTTCGAGCGCGCGCATGTCGGCCCGTCGCGCAACAGCCGCGCGCCGGACCTGGTGATGCTGACGCAGTTGCGTGCGCAGTTGACCCTGCTGCGCGTGCACCCCAAACCCGGCATGACGCCGCAGCAGCTCGACGCGATGCAGCGGGTGGTGCAGCGCTACCCGGCGAATGCCGGCGAGATGCTGTACGCGGTTGCGGCTGGGCTGAATGGCCGCCCGCAGGACGCGCGCGACGCGCTGGCGCGGCTGTGCCTGATGAGTCCGGCTGCCGCTTGCGACTCTGCGCTCAACAATTGGCGCATGATCGCGACGATCAGCCCGGTGCTGAAGAAGGTCAAGGTGCCCGACGAGGCGGCGATGGCGCGGCCGCGGCCGCCACGGCCGACTCCTGTCAGTCCGCATACTCCCTAA